From the genome of Deinococcus sp. AJ005, one region includes:
- a CDS encoding 50S ribosomal protein L11 methyltransferase: protein MLVYHLPGTFETREAHLDLLWEAGATGLEERAGLIRAYFDARTDLDAEIADGEWRDEADQDWQAHFKATLKPVRAGRVTIVPPWLRDEVEAGQTALIIEPGMAFGTGHHATTRMAVEALSALDLTGKRVLDVGTGSGVLAIAAVLLGADHATGLDIDPLTIPIAIENAEINGVPTGRVAFAEGSLGLGDESDETFDVLVANLYAELHDLLAGEYAAALLPGAPLILTGILIGKLDLVRAALDREGFGSVTVREDGEWVLVTATSPSV from the coding sequence ATGCTGGTCTACCACCTGCCCGGAACTTTTGAAACGCGCGAGGCGCACCTGGATTTGCTGTGGGAGGCGGGCGCGACGGGTTTGGAAGAACGCGCCGGGCTGATCCGCGCATACTTCGATGCACGCACAGATTTAGACGCCGAGATCGCGGACGGCGAATGGCGAGACGAGGCCGATCAGGACTGGCAGGCCCACTTCAAGGCCACGCTGAAGCCGGTGCGCGCAGGCCGCGTGACTATCGTGCCGCCGTGGCTGCGGGATGAGGTTGAGGCTGGACAGACGGCGCTGATCATCGAGCCGGGCATGGCCTTCGGGACCGGGCACCATGCCACGACGCGTATGGCGGTGGAGGCGCTGTCCGCTCTGGATTTGACGGGTAAGCGCGTGCTGGACGTGGGCACGGGCAGCGGCGTGCTGGCTATTGCGGCGGTGTTGCTGGGCGCAGATCACGCCACGGGGCTGGACATTGATCCATTGACCATTCCCATCGCCATCGAGAACGCAGAAATCAACGGGGTGCCGACGGGCCGTGTGGCCTTCGCGGAGGGTAGCCTGGGCCTGGGCGACGAATCCGACGAGACCTTCGATGTGCTGGTGGCCAACCTCTATGCCGAGTTGCACGATCTGCTGGCGGGCGAATACGCCGCCGCCCTGCTCCCCGGCGCACCCCTGATCCTGACCGGCATTTTGATAGGCAAGCTGGACCTTGTGCGCGCCGCCCTGGACCGCGAGGGCTTCGGCAGTGTCACCGTGCGCGAGGACGGCGAGTGGGTGCTGGTCACGGCCACATCACCCAGCGTTTGA
- a CDS encoding 16S rRNA (uracil(1498)-N(3))-methyltransferase, protein MTDTRIRVQELTPQMTLGPREARHLHVLRLKVGDALRVFDGQGAEAGAEIAELEAGRAVLTLGEQVSGAAETPFPLTLAVALLKGDKLSDVVRAATELGVGRVQLLVTARADAREIGAQKLMRLQRVAEEASKQSRRAVVPEVLAPIALADFQWDGELFVAQPGSAGRIMNLLDWSAPVNVLTGPEGGLTDAEVSGLIGRGAHAVTLGPRILRAETAPVALLGAIAAAGEGEA, encoded by the coding sequence ATGACCGACACCCGCATCCGTGTACAGGAACTGACTCCGCAGATGACGCTGGGACCGCGCGAGGCCCGCCATCTGCACGTCCTGCGGCTGAAGGTGGGCGACGCGTTACGCGTGTTCGACGGACAGGGTGCGGAAGCCGGAGCCGAGATCGCGGAACTGGAAGCGGGCCGCGCCGTCCTCACGCTGGGTGAGCAGGTGAGCGGCGCGGCGGAAACCCCCTTTCCCCTGACGCTGGCGGTTGCACTCCTGAAGGGCGACAAGCTCTCGGACGTGGTGCGCGCCGCCACCGAGCTGGGCGTGGGACGGGTGCAACTGCTGGTCACCGCCCGCGCCGACGCCCGCGAGATCGGCGCGCAGAAGCTGATGCGTTTGCAGCGGGTGGCGGAGGAAGCCAGCAAGCAGTCGCGCCGCGCGGTGGTGCCCGAAGTCCTCGCGCCCATTGCGCTGGCGGATTTTCAGTGGGACGGTGAGCTTTTCGTGGCCCAGCCGGGTTCAGCCGGACGGATCATGAATCTGCTGGACTGGTCCGCACCCGTGAACGTCCTGACTGGCCCGGAAGGCGGCCTGACCGACGCCGAGGTGTCTGGACTGATCGGGCGCGGCGCACACGCGGTCACGCTGGGGCCGCGCATCCTGCGGGCGGAAACGGCTCCAGTGGCATTGCTGGGGGCCATCGCGGCGGCGGGCGAGGGAGAAGCTTAG
- the recO gene encoding DNA repair protein RecO, with protein MKFRSANRSGIVIRRRVMPSGDIIVTLLTPQGKLKAIARGGVRGPLASRLNLFHHVGVQVYQTPNNDLATVKQAVLEGALPSLAEPERHAFAHLMAEFADALFQEGEFSETAFELFAAALRGVAHQPDPEWVALVMSYKLLGLAGIVPQTARCARCGAPDPAHPDPVGGQMLCAACASLPFYPPQSLDFLRGVVRRTVRANMDAPVPPSERPALWRALERFVTVQVGGVHSWRQLVPSAPAVPSSPG; from the coding sequence ATGAAGTTCCGCTCGGCCAACCGCAGCGGCATCGTGATCCGCCGCCGGGTGATGCCGTCGGGCGACATCATCGTGACGCTGCTGACGCCGCAGGGCAAGCTCAAGGCGATTGCGCGCGGCGGTGTGCGCGGGCCGCTGGCCAGCCGCCTGAACCTGTTTCACCACGTCGGCGTGCAGGTGTACCAGACGCCCAACAACGATCTGGCCACGGTCAAGCAGGCCGTGCTGGAGGGCGCGCTCCCCAGTCTGGCCGAGCCGGAGCGGCACGCCTTCGCTCACCTGATGGCCGAATTTGCCGACGCGCTGTTCCAGGAAGGGGAGTTCAGCGAGACGGCGTTCGAGCTGTTTGCGGCGGCCCTGCGCGGCGTGGCCCACCAGCCAGACCCCGAATGGGTGGCGCTGGTCATGAGCTACAAGTTGCTGGGTCTGGCGGGAATCGTGCCGCAGACTGCCCGCTGTGCCCGTTGCGGCGCGCCGGACCCTGCCCACCCGGACCCCGTGGGCGGCCAGATGCTGTGTGCGGCCTGCGCCAGCCTGCCCTTTTACCCACCCCAGTCGCTGGACTTCCTGCGCGGAGTGGTGCGCCGCACGGTGCGGGCCAACATGGACGCCCCGGTGCCGCCTTCAGAGCGCCCGGCGCTGTGGCGGGCGCTGGAACGCTTCGTGACCGTGCAGGTGGGCGGGGTCCACAGTTGGCGGCAACTGGTGCCCAGCGCTCCTGCGGTACCCAGTTCGCCTGGCTAA